Proteins from a single region of Desulfolutivibrio sulfoxidireducens:
- a CDS encoding polymer-forming cytoskeletal protein, with translation MSRPTSIPGRLSHPNTTSPLQAKASRSSLPSGILPRGSALLYVIAAIALLGALGGGVAYFSSSSSTSQLARTRSDQAYFAALAGQEYVKARHEYYEANPDNVAKSQVFADFIADLETNGGVYVLDASNRFTITVTILSAVEPYRYKATVVGSYLDSQDATPENFTIDDAGATGSGGSGVEFDPVSPDEDDDDELSPGKMNRKTPVVTNASTIDGGVYGDSVTLNNQSTVTEDVISLSFVVVGNQVAVGGDVCAATYVLLENQSTVKGDINAQTYVTLGNNTVVEGSVYAGGNVTLQNGAKVLGDVHSGGNVTLGSNSATVSGSVYATGDVTVNNAAKVANNVHAGDDITVNWGGTIGGNALAGGTVTVNYGGTVGGTKSSNTASPPRVTPTAPSACGTVETPPLQTFTAGTTNISVGWDADKDIAPGTYGSLSTGGQNVITLHGGTYTFSSMSLAWNCVWRLDLSGDDITIFCVGNVVFGGYVTILVSTDGVNYLSMWDVDQNLAAKVYLETHGSFTSNEQGRWFGTVLAKNNITFSGGEDSTGNAKVIGALSTVDGTITLSNKFSNIYVESNFAKANW, from the coding sequence ATGTCCCGCCCCACGTCAATCCCAGGCCGACTTTCCCACCCCAACACAACCTCTCCGCTACAGGCCAAGGCCTCCCGGTCGTCGCTGCCATCCGGGATTTTGCCGCGCGGTTCGGCGCTTCTCTACGTCATTGCGGCCATCGCCCTGCTTGGGGCGCTGGGCGGCGGCGTGGCCTATTTCTCCTCCTCGTCGAGCACCTCGCAACTGGCCCGCACGCGGTCGGACCAGGCCTACTTCGCGGCCCTGGCCGGGCAGGAGTACGTCAAGGCGCGCCATGAGTATTACGAGGCCAATCCGGACAATGTCGCCAAAAGCCAGGTATTTGCCGATTTCATAGCGGATTTGGAGACGAACGGCGGGGTATACGTCCTTGACGCGTCAAACCGGTTCACCATCACCGTGACGATCCTCTCGGCCGTCGAACCGTATCGCTACAAGGCGACCGTGGTCGGAAGCTATCTCGATTCGCAGGATGCGACGCCGGAAAATTTCACCATCGACGATGCCGGAGCAACCGGTTCCGGAGGCAGCGGCGTTGAGTTCGATCCCGTGTCGCCGGATGAGGATGACGACGACGAGCTCTCGCCTGGGAAGATGAACCGCAAGACCCCAGTGGTCACCAACGCCTCGACCATCGACGGCGGGGTCTACGGCGACTCGGTCACCCTGAACAATCAATCCACCGTGACCGAAGACGTGATCTCCCTGTCCTTCGTGGTCGTCGGCAATCAGGTCGCGGTAGGCGGCGACGTGTGCGCCGCGACCTATGTGCTCCTTGAAAACCAGTCCACGGTCAAGGGCGACATCAACGCCCAGACCTATGTGACCCTCGGCAACAACACTGTGGTGGAGGGCAGTGTCTACGCCGGCGGCAACGTCACCCTGCAAAACGGGGCCAAAGTCCTGGGCGACGTGCATTCCGGCGGCAACGTGACCCTTGGCTCCAACAGCGCCACGGTTTCCGGAAGCGTCTACGCCACAGGCGACGTGACCGTGAATAACGCCGCCAAAGTGGCCAACAACGTCCACGCCGGGGACGACATCACCGTCAACTGGGGCGGCACCATCGGCGGCAACGCCCTGGCCGGCGGCACCGTCACGGTCAATTACGGCGGCACTGTGGGCGGGACGAAATCCTCGAACACCGCCTCTCCGCCGCGCGTCACCCCCACCGCGCCATCGGCCTGCGGCACGGTGGAAACCCCGCCTCTGCAGACCTTCACGGCGGGCACGACGAACATTTCCGTGGGCTGGGACGCGGACAAGGACATCGCACCGGGGACCTACGGGTCCCTGTCCACCGGCGGCCAGAACGTCATCACCCTGCACGGCGGCACCTACACCTTCAGTTCCATGTCCCTGGCCTGGAACTGCGTGTGGCGGCTCGACCTTTCCGGGGACGACATCACGATATTTTGCGTGGGCAACGTGGTCTTCGGCGGATATGTGACCATCCTGGTGTCCACGGACGGGGTCAACTACCTAAGCATGTGGGACGTGGACCAGAACCTGGCGGCCAAGGTCTACCTGGAAACCCACGGCAGCTTCACGTCAAACGAGCAGGGCCGCTGGTTCGGAACCGTGCTGGCCAAAAACAACATCACCTTCTCCGGCGGCGAGGACTCCACAGGCAACGCCAAGGTCATTGGCGCGCTTTCCACAGTTGACGGAACGATCACTTTGAGCAATAAGTTTTCGAATATCTATGTGGAGTCGAACTTCGCCAAGGCCAATTGGTAG
- a CDS encoding lytic transglycosylase domain-containing protein — MRRAVFRLAVTVCAVLWAMPARPGEVIYKYDAPNGVTHLSNRRLNKDYRPFFYMRVPQSVDPDKLMAVIRYYGRRHKVDPELVRAMVEVESGFVIEAVSPKGAQGLMQIMPGTGRDLGLAEPFEAGPNIEAGVRYMRAMLDRYGDKSLALAAYNAGPGRVSKDMGIPEIAETRDYVAKVMRRYGARTGMR, encoded by the coding sequence ATGCGCCGCGCCGTTTTCCGTCTCGCCGTGACCGTGTGTGCGGTCCTGTGGGCCATGCCCGCCCGTCCGGGCGAGGTCATCTACAAGTACGACGCCCCGAACGGGGTGACGCATCTCTCCAATCGCCGCCTGAACAAGGATTACCGCCCGTTTTTCTACATGCGCGTGCCCCAAAGCGTGGACCCGGACAAGCTGATGGCCGTCATCCGCTACTACGGCCGCCGCCACAAGGTGGACCCGGAACTGGTCCGGGCCATGGTGGAGGTGGAATCCGGATTCGTCATCGAGGCGGTCTCGCCCAAGGGCGCGCAGGGGCTGATGCAGATCATGCCCGGCACGGGCAGGGACCTGGGGCTGGCGGAGCCCTTCGAGGCCGGTCCGAACATCGAGGCCGGGGTGCGCTACATGCGGGCCATGCTGGACCGCTACGGGGACAAGAGTCTGGCCCTGGCGGCCTACAACGCCGGCCCGGGCCGGGTGTCGAAGGACATGGGGATACCGGAGATCGCCGAGACCAGGGACTACGTGGCCAAGGTCATGCGGCGCTACGGGGCGCGCACGGGAATGCGGTAG
- a CDS encoding response regulator — protein sequence MDDFTDFRKKDFLEQVTLLRQAETQKDVSAIPALFALHAAPLGDQSVDLAVINVLQSLLAHGEAQAVAGLSSESPALRRLCLRTVGRYEFASALPVLLDMAAKAKSSPEDLQEILSALSRLRAPESLPVFRAHLDHADPYISALCAEMLGFLGDAQSLPRLAALVDAAEVIAGDDCPITVFKAVGAFAAIGGNAALSYLAQKIHHRNPTARRAIHETLVAAGEAAVPFVAERFHHGDPDERVLSANVLGFIGHKSGADVLVAAQDRQPIDHHNLRFAVYEALGRAASLKGLIFLIDGLAETDPMLLLAVVTALEANANPGVVKKIEEILGAGGPQARLIARAMADAMATGLFSAMAHNPRLTDLIVSEVTIRGDPETMEAFATALSALDAPEATAHAARLRATRTERTPAEARRRVLAVDDSRAMLAFYKRALPGMGFSTVTAEDGQSAWDILDGSESFDLIVADMNMPGMDGIELTRLVRGDMIHADTPVLMATTESTGEQVELAQRAGVTSFLKKPFTAEALRDELTRILG from the coding sequence ATGGACGACTTTACGGATTTCCGGAAAAAGGACTTCCTCGAACAAGTCACCCTGCTCCGCCAGGCCGAGACCCAAAAGGACGTCTCAGCCATCCCCGCGCTCTTTGCGCTGCACGCCGCGCCGCTTGGCGACCAGTCCGTGGACCTGGCGGTCATTAACGTGCTGCAGTCCCTTCTGGCCCATGGCGAGGCCCAGGCCGTGGCCGGTCTTTCCTCGGAGTCCCCGGCCCTGCGCCGTCTGTGTCTGCGCACCGTGGGCCGGTACGAATTCGCCTCGGCCCTGCCCGTGCTTTTGGACATGGCCGCCAAGGCCAAGTCCTCACCCGAGGATCTGCAGGAAATCTTAAGCGCCCTTTCGCGGCTGCGCGCCCCCGAATCCCTGCCGGTTTTCCGGGCCCATCTGGACCATGCCGATCCCTACATCAGCGCCCTGTGCGCCGAAATGCTGGGCTTTTTGGGCGACGCCCAGTCCCTGCCGCGCCTGGCGGCCCTGGTGGACGCGGCCGAGGTTATCGCCGGCGACGACTGCCCCATCACCGTGTTCAAGGCCGTGGGGGCCTTTGCGGCCATCGGTGGCAACGCGGCCCTGTCCTATCTGGCCCAGAAGATCCACCACAGAAATCCCACGGCCCGGCGGGCCATCCACGAGACCCTGGTCGCGGCCGGCGAGGCGGCCGTGCCCTTTGTGGCCGAGCGCTTCCACCACGGCGATCCGGACGAGAGGGTCCTGTCGGCCAACGTCCTGGGGTTCATCGGCCACAAGTCCGGCGCGGACGTGCTGGTGGCGGCCCAGGACCGACAGCCCATCGATCACCACAACCTGCGTTTCGCGGTCTACGAGGCCCTGGGGCGGGCGGCCTCGCTCAAGGGACTGATCTTCCTGATCGACGGACTGGCCGAGACCGACCCCATGCTCCTTCTGGCCGTGGTCACGGCCCTCGAGGCCAACGCCAACCCCGGGGTGGTCAAAAAAATCGAGGAAATTCTGGGTGCGGGCGGCCCCCAGGCCAGGCTCATCGCCCGGGCCATGGCCGACGCCATGGCCACCGGGCTTTTTTCGGCCATGGCCCACAACCCGCGCCTGACCGACCTGATCGTCTCCGAGGTGACCATCCGCGGCGATCCGGAGACCATGGAGGCCTTCGCCACGGCCCTCTCGGCCCTGGACGCGCCCGAGGCGACGGCGCACGCCGCCAGGCTGCGCGCGACCAGGACCGAAAGGACCCCGGCCGAGGCCAGACGCCGGGTCCTGGCCGTGGACGACTCCAGGGCCATGCTGGCCTTCTATAAGAGAGCCCTCCCCGGCATGGGATTTTCCACGGTCACGGCGGAAGACGGACAGTCCGCCTGGGACATCCTGGACGGATCGGAGTCGTTCGACCTCATCGTGGCGGACATGAACATGCCGGGCATGGACGGCATCGAGCTGACCCGGCTGGTGCGCGGGGACATGATTCACGCGGACACGCCCGTGCTCATGGCCACCACGGAATCCACCGGGGAACAGGTGGAATTGGCCCAGCGGGCCGGGGTCACGAGCTTTTTGAAAAAGCCGTTCACGGCCGAGGCCCTGCGCGACGAACTCACCAGGATATTGGGATGA
- a CDS encoding lytic murein transglycosylase, with the protein MQTSRQPATPLPDTVSFEPLIQRLVADGRSEAEVRGLFSRPEMVFDPEPMTAKLTELYMSKYGLRLVTDIQNRLSALGYHPWPATGKLSRLTKWAIRAWQRQSGLPEKARATPELLAALRASTAKAPPGLDFPPEEAPTVYESALTEERLAEAREFLAANRTILAGVRQRYGLPEEVAVGVAAVETRCGRYLGEKPAVALLSGMALARDYAQVADAFSYEKPSPDRTAWLAAKARERGDWAYRELAALLAYAGRIGRDPLAMPGSIYGAIGVSQFMPTNALTLARDGDGDGVADLFVVADALESMGNYLHKAGVGGQTSETALREALFRYNKSRAYVNTIMAVATHLRQTASPETPGK; encoded by the coding sequence ATGCAAACATCGAGGCAACCCGCGACGCCTCTGCCCGACACGGTTTCCTTTGAACCGCTCATCCAGCGGCTTGTGGCCGACGGCCGCTCCGAGGCCGAGGTGCGCGGGCTTTTCTCCCGGCCGGAGATGGTGTTTGATCCCGAGCCCATGACCGCCAAGCTGACCGAACTGTACATGTCCAAATACGGGCTGCGGCTGGTGACCGACATCCAGAATCGCTTGTCCGCGCTGGGTTACCACCCCTGGCCCGCGACCGGAAAACTCTCCCGGCTGACCAAATGGGCCATCCGGGCCTGGCAGCGCCAAAGCGGACTTCCGGAAAAGGCCCGGGCCACGCCGGAGCTCCTGGCCGCCCTGCGGGCCTCGACCGCCAAGGCACCGCCTGGCCTGGATTTCCCTCCCGAAGAGGCCCCCACTGTCTACGAAAGCGCCCTGACCGAGGAGCGCCTGGCCGAGGCCCGGGAATTTCTCGCGGCCAACCGGACGATCCTGGCCGGCGTACGGCAGCGCTACGGCCTTCCCGAGGAGGTGGCCGTGGGCGTGGCCGCCGTGGAGACGCGGTGCGGCCGCTATCTTGGCGAGAAACCGGCCGTGGCGCTTCTTTCGGGCATGGCCTTGGCCCGGGACTATGCCCAGGTGGCGGACGCGTTTTCGTATGAGAAACCCTCGCCGGACAGGACCGCCTGGCTGGCCGCAAAGGCCCGCGAGCGCGGGGACTGGGCCTACCGCGAATTGGCGGCCCTTCTGGCCTATGCCGGCCGCATCGGCCGCGACCCCCTGGCCATGCCCGGGTCCATCTACGGGGCTATCGGGGTCAGCCAGTTCATGCCCACCAACGCCCTGACCTTGGCCCGGGACGGGGACGGCGACGGCGTGGCCGACCTGTTCGTCGTGGCCGACGCCCTGGAGAGCATGGGCAACTACCTGCACAAGGCCGGAGTGGGAGGCCAGACCTCCGAGACGGCGCTTCGCGAGGCCCTTTTCCGCTACAACAAAAGCCGGGCCTATGTGAACACCATCATGGCTGTGGCCACGCACCTGCGCCAGACCGCCTCGCCGGAAACGCCTGGAAAATGA
- a CDS encoding polysaccharide deacetylase family protein, producing MSPLYRLIALLLILIPNAALAASATVIGYHRFDGHRSSMSMPMAEFEAHLKYLKESANVMSMDEFAGYVERKERFPPRTVLITIDDGWSSVMDAFALLKKYDLPFTLFLPMAYMANPAARHNLTREDIERLKSWPKVTFADHSFSHSPRLQVGKHKNHETYLEFLRQDLAASRQRFFEIFGYYPKYYAYPYGHTNGSFSALLAENGYELMFTTDYRPFDGDVDPRAIPRLGGHRVTAVRLKEIVESD from the coding sequence ATGAGCCCCCTCTACCGCCTGATCGCGCTCCTGCTGATCCTTATTCCGAATGCCGCCCTGGCCGCCTCGGCCACGGTCATCGGCTACCACCGCTTCGACGGCCACCGTTCCAGCATGTCCATGCCCATGGCCGAGTTCGAGGCCCATCTCAAGTACCTCAAGGAAAGCGCCAACGTCATGTCCATGGACGAGTTCGCGGGGTACGTCGAGCGCAAGGAGCGTTTCCCGCCGCGCACGGTGCTCATCACCATCGACGACGGCTGGTCCTCGGTCATGGACGCCTTCGCCCTGCTCAAAAAATACGACCTGCCATTCACCCTCTTTTTGCCCATGGCCTACATGGCCAACCCGGCCGCCAGACACAACCTGACCCGGGAGGACATCGAGCGTCTCAAGTCCTGGCCCAAGGTCACCTTCGCGGATCATTCCTTCAGCCACTCCCCCAGACTCCAGGTTGGAAAGCACAAAAATCACGAGACCTACCTGGAATTCCTGCGCCAGGATCTGGCCGCCTCGCGGCAACGCTTTTTCGAGATCTTCGGATATTATCCCAAATACTACGCCTATCCCTACGGCCACACGAACGGTTCCTTCTCGGCCCTGCTTGCGGAGAACGGCTACGAACTGATGTTCACCACCGACTACCGGCCCTTTGACGGCGACGTGGACCCCCGGGCCATTCCCCGCCTGGGCGGGCACCGGGTCACGGCGGTCAGGCTCAAGGAGATCGTGGAGAGCGACTGA
- a CDS encoding MATE family efflux transporter: MSSIAAHRGGYRRVLAIGLPLVVSMGTATIMHFTDRVFLGNYSVDAIAASMPAGIASLAFLSFFIGTAGYTGVFIAQYTGAGRPERVGAALWQGVWFCFFAGLCTAGASLLAGPLFELAGHPPAVAAMEETYFRILMLGGVFGILDATLSGFFTGRGLTRVVMLVNLAGALINIPLDYALIYGAFGFPEMGIAGAALATVAGGAVSAVLFGVLIFTRGHERVFRVRSAFALDRDLFTRLMKYGLPGGVQFFLDIFAITFFVFLVGRIGRVDLAATNIVFSISTLAFLPMVGFSVAASTLVGQALGAGDPDAAHRDTMLTMRLTLGYMAAVAVVFVVLPGPFLALFQPRDLDPAGYASIAATGVTLLRFVAVYSVFDAVGMILFGALKGAGDSRYLMVSMGGAAILTMIVPTYVAVECFGAGVYTAWAFLTAYVVALAGLMWLRYRGGKWRAMRVIEGGKKA, from the coding sequence ATGTCTTCCATCGCCGCACACCGGGGCGGATACCGGCGCGTTCTGGCCATCGGGCTGCCCCTGGTCGTCAGCATGGGCACCGCCACCATCATGCACTTCACCGACCGGGTGTTTCTGGGCAACTATTCCGTGGACGCCATTGCCGCCTCCATGCCGGCGGGCATCGCCTCCCTGGCCTTTTTGTCCTTTTTTATCGGCACGGCCGGCTACACCGGGGTGTTCATCGCCCAGTACACCGGGGCGGGGCGTCCCGAACGGGTCGGTGCGGCCCTGTGGCAGGGGGTGTGGTTCTGTTTTTTCGCCGGGCTGTGCACGGCCGGGGCCTCGCTTCTGGCCGGGCCGCTTTTTGAACTGGCGGGGCATCCTCCGGCCGTCGCGGCAATGGAGGAGACCTATTTTCGCATCCTCATGCTGGGCGGGGTGTTCGGCATCCTGGACGCCACCCTGTCGGGTTTCTTCACCGGCCGGGGACTGACCCGGGTGGTCATGCTGGTCAATCTGGCCGGGGCCCTGATCAACATCCCCCTGGACTACGCCCTGATCTACGGGGCCTTTGGCTTTCCGGAGATGGGCATCGCGGGCGCGGCCCTGGCCACGGTGGCCGGTGGGGCCGTAAGCGCCGTGCTTTTCGGGGTTCTCATCTTCACCCGGGGGCACGAGCGGGTTTTCCGGGTGCGAAGCGCCTTCGCCCTGGACCGGGACCTGTTCACCCGGCTCATGAAGTACGGGCTTCCCGGCGGGGTCCAGTTTTTTTTGGACATCTTCGCCATCACCTTCTTCGTCTTTCTGGTCGGGCGCATCGGCAGGGTGGACCTGGCGGCCACCAACATCGTCTTTTCCATAAGCACCCTGGCCTTTTTGCCCATGGTCGGCTTCTCCGTGGCCGCCAGCACCCTGGTGGGCCAGGCCCTGGGCGCGGGCGACCCGGACGCGGCCCACCGCGACACCATGCTCACCATGCGCCTGACCCTGGGGTACATGGCGGCCGTGGCTGTGGTGTTCGTGGTCCTTCCCGGGCCATTTCTGGCCCTTTTCCAGCCACGGGACCTGGACCCGGCCGGATACGCGTCCATCGCCGCCACCGGGGTGACGCTTTTGCGCTTCGTGGCCGTGTATTCGGTCTTCGACGCCGTGGGCATGATCCTTTTCGGGGCACTCAAGGGCGCGGGCGACAGCCGCTATCTCATGGTGTCCATGGGGGGCGCGGCCATTCTGACCATGATCGTGCCTACCTACGTGGCCGTCGAGTGTTTCGGGGCCGGGGTCTATACGGCCTGGGCGTTTCTGACGGCCTACGTGGTGGCCCTGGCCGGACTTATGTGGCTGCGCTACCGGGGCGGCAAGTGGCGCGCCATGCGGGTCATCGAGGGCGGCAAAAAGGCCTAG
- a CDS encoding DUF364 domain-containing protein: MNTKKGQESGILRDTIASLQNTLGDQLDAMEIERIVIGIFFTGVKLNNGHGGLCFTPIKTIPEAVCCPSSAKAMPNSGKIKGTKVTKILDNMFYGNAMKRSIGIAVMNALSNTVWAMRGQNGHVIQKGADPLDDYVFPEGGKAVVVGALVPYLRMLKNQNRDFCILEKDVSTLKPDELPRHVPEERAHEKVAEADLLIITGTTLLNDTLEGLLDAAKPGADIFVVGPTASMLPGAFFDRGVTSIGGVTVTKPDLLLDILAEAGSGYHFFGKSADKVVIARP; this comes from the coding sequence ATGAATACGAAAAAAGGACAAGAAAGCGGTATTTTGCGCGACACCATCGCCAGCCTGCAAAACACGCTGGGCGATCAATTGGACGCCATGGAGATAGAAAGAATCGTCATCGGCATCTTTTTTACCGGAGTCAAGCTCAACAACGGGCACGGCGGTCTGTGCTTCACGCCCATAAAAACGATCCCCGAGGCCGTATGCTGTCCGAGTTCCGCAAAGGCCATGCCCAATTCCGGGAAAATAAAGGGAACGAAGGTCACGAAAATTCTTGACAACATGTTTTACGGAAACGCCATGAAGCGCTCCATCGGCATTGCCGTCATGAACGCCCTGTCCAATACGGTGTGGGCGATGCGGGGCCAAAACGGCCACGTCATCCAGAAAGGCGCCGATCCGCTCGACGACTACGTGTTTCCCGAAGGCGGCAAGGCCGTGGTTGTCGGGGCCCTAGTCCCCTATCTGCGCATGCTGAAAAACCAGAACAGGGACTTTTGCATCCTTGAAAAAGACGTCTCGACGCTCAAGCCCGACGAGTTGCCGCGCCACGTCCCCGAAGAACGGGCGCATGAAAAAGTCGCCGAGGCCGACCTGCTCATCATCACCGGCACGACGCTTCTCAACGACACGTTGGAGGGGTTGCTGGACGCCGCCAAGCCCGGAGCCGACATCTTCGTCGTCGGACCAACCGCAAGCATGCTCCCGGGAGCCTTTTTTGATCGCGGCGTCACATCCATCGGCGGCGTTACGGTGACCAAGCCGGACCTCCTTCTGGACATCCTTGCGGAGGCTGGGTCCGGGTACCATTTTTTCGGAAAATCCGCCGACAAGGTGGTTATTGCCCGGCCCTAG
- a CDS encoding methyltransferase family protein, translated as MTSDSHLHTLRVPRSITTLEGLLNGFRAYQVLKAALDLGLFELLAREGGLGREDIASRLGVNGMFIRSFLLSLVDIGLVAEQGEKYRNTETADCFLVKNRPLYQGDWIEEDTGKASRWGDLAAQLQKMTPDAYAFDLAPRTSFIRALGQRSLRGELQGVTREIASWDGFPTARTVLDLGGGHGLYAIALCQINPDLHGVVFDKPHIIPETQRFLDAYNMSDRLCATGGDIDADAIEGEYDIVVASHILYKFRKNMPGFFQKVWETLKPGGLLVLNHWFCAPGCLPRGGLVEMDKAFLSFGHPLCHIETFNGLLADCGFDVVSSKEISSTYGTSNLHIAMKAPAIRQSPQCRASSCCSPR; from the coding sequence ATGACCTCGGATTCGCATCTGCATACGCTTCGCGTGCCGCGATCCATCACCACTCTTGAAGGCCTTCTCAACGGTTTCAGGGCCTACCAGGTGCTCAAGGCCGCCCTGGACCTCGGACTTTTCGAACTTCTGGCCCGGGAAGGCGGCCTCGGGCGCGAGGACATCGCCTCGCGCCTGGGCGTCAACGGGATGTTCATCCGGAGCTTTCTGCTCTCCCTCGTGGACATCGGCCTTGTCGCCGAGCAGGGGGAAAAATACCGCAACACGGAAACGGCCGACTGTTTCCTCGTGAAAAACAGACCGCTGTACCAGGGGGACTGGATCGAAGAGGATACCGGGAAGGCCTCCCGCTGGGGCGACCTGGCCGCGCAACTGCAAAAGATGACTCCGGATGCGTATGCCTTCGACCTGGCCCCGAGGACCTCGTTCATCCGGGCTCTCGGGCAACGCTCCCTGCGGGGCGAACTGCAGGGCGTCACCCGGGAGATCGCGTCCTGGGACGGATTTCCCACGGCCCGCACGGTGCTGGACCTTGGCGGGGGGCACGGCCTCTACGCCATCGCTCTGTGCCAGATCAATCCCGATTTGCACGGCGTGGTCTTCGACAAGCCGCATATCATACCAGAGACGCAGCGCTTTCTCGACGCCTACAACATGTCGGACCGCCTTTGCGCCACAGGCGGCGACATTGACGCGGACGCCATTGAAGGCGAGTACGATATCGTCGTGGCCTCGCACATCCTGTACAAATTTCGCAAGAACATGCCGGGATTCTTCCAGAAGGTCTGGGAAACGCTCAAGCCGGGCGGCCTCCTGGTCCTCAATCACTGGTTCTGCGCCCCGGGCTGCCTCCCGAGAGGCGGACTGGTGGAAATGGACAAGGCCTTTCTGAGCTTCGGGCACCCGCTTTGCCACATTGAGACATTCAATGGCCTGCTTGCCGACTGTGGATTCGACGTCGTTTCCTCGAAAGAGATCTCCAGCACCTACGGGACATCGAATCTTCATATCGCCATGAAGGCGCCGGCCATACGCCAGAGCCCGCAATGCCGAGCCTCATCCTGTTGCTCGCCCCGTTAA
- a CDS encoding ABC transporter substrate-binding protein: MIQVTTLQRLCRAAACLALLALSLGASAPAAKISVTDAAGRTVEVPDQVKKILVTCYGGVTNQLVVLGAEDRIVGQPSMRQFPQLLKMRPGLAAIPDAGSFDNINIEEIVKLDPDLVFAGIISKKGNTKIEELGLPLVTMFIGKARIEVMKEEFLRTGLLLGREDKAKALVAYWDQKLDLIRERVKTIPQDKRLRVYYADADILHTEGGAWWTQDLLTFAGAVNVAESIGQARETTMEKLLEWDPEVIVVSRTMGDADKVHNILNNPQLRDIKAVRAGRVHEFPIGAFWWNRPSPEAPLGFLWLTKTLYPDLMADMDMKEETTYFFKTFFDYELSDTEYEAFIHGPKS, encoded by the coding sequence ATGATCCAGGTCACAACCCTTCAAAGGCTCTGTCGTGCGGCAGCGTGTCTGGCCCTTCTGGCCTTGTCGCTCGGCGCAAGCGCGCCTGCGGCGAAAATCAGCGTCACGGACGCCGCGGGTCGGACCGTGGAGGTCCCGGATCAGGTCAAAAAAATCCTGGTCACCTGCTACGGCGGGGTCACCAACCAGCTCGTGGTCCTCGGGGCCGAAGACAGAATCGTCGGCCAGCCGTCCATGAGGCAGTTTCCGCAGCTCCTGAAGATGCGGCCGGGCCTGGCGGCCATCCCCGACGCGGGATCATTCGACAACATCAACATCGAAGAGATCGTCAAGCTCGATCCGGACCTGGTCTTTGCCGGAATCATCTCGAAAAAGGGCAACACGAAGATCGAGGAGCTCGGCCTCCCCCTGGTCACCATGTTCATCGGCAAGGCCCGCATCGAGGTCATGAAGGAGGAGTTCCTCAGAACCGGCCTGCTCCTCGGCCGGGAGGACAAGGCCAAGGCTCTGGTGGCCTACTGGGACCAGAAGCTCGATCTCATACGGGAACGGGTAAAGACGATTCCCCAGGACAAGCGCCTGCGGGTCTACTATGCCGACGCCGACATCCTGCACACCGAGGGCGGCGCGTGGTGGACACAGGATCTGTTGACCTTCGCCGGGGCCGTGAACGTGGCCGAAAGCATTGGCCAGGCCCGGGAAACGACCATGGAAAAACTCCTGGAGTGGGACCCCGAGGTCATTGTCGTCAGCCGCACCATGGGAGACGCCGACAAGGTGCATAACATCCTGAACAACCCGCAATTGCGGGACATCAAGGCCGTCCGGGCCGGACGGGTCCATGAGTTCCCCATTGGCGCCTTCTGGTGGAACCGGCCGTCCCCCGAGGCCCCCCTGGGCTTTTTGTGGCTGACCAAGACGCTGTATCCCGACCTCATGGCCGACATGGATATGAAAGAAGAGACCACATACTTTTTCAAGACATTTTTCGACTACGAACTCAGCGACACGGAATACGAGGCCTTCATACACGGTCCGAAATCCTGA